Proteins co-encoded in one Govania unica genomic window:
- a CDS encoding pseudouridine synthase, whose protein sequence is MTDISENDTPELLAEDAPQGAQPGERIAKFLARAGIASRREIERMIEDGRVTLHGKVITTPATIVSSPAGLLVDGQPVRNAAPTQIWKLHKPAGIVTTSFDPEGRTTVFDVLPKRMPRVITVGRLDLTTEGLLLLTNDGALARWLELPQNQVVRRYRVRVYGAIRETALDELRKGATVEGVQYGPVEIEIDSSNTANAWLTVSLREGKNREIRKLMEHAGLTVNRLIRTEYGPFKLNKLVRGMVEPIAEDTLRRSLPGFFGLNEADLGDDPGAGSRPQTNQNRGAWARNKPKANKPNSNKKRIAEITGEKPAERAKPQKPKRPVKNSPLRAPQKRAESPTDERKSYGPRRSDDRPVRDRSSEDRSEGRRPQGNRPGGDRPSGERSFGDRSENRRPQGNRPGGDRPSGERSFGDRSENRRPQGARPGGDRPSGERSFGDRSENRRPQGNRPGGDRPSGERSFGDRSENRRPQGGRPGGDRPSGERSFGDRSENRRPQGGRPGGDRPSGERSFGDRSENRRPQGNRPGGDRPSGERSFGDRSENRRPQGGRPGGDRPSGERSFGDRSENRRPQGGRPGGDRPSGERSFGDRSENRRPQGGRPGGDRPSGERSFGDRSENRRPQGGRPGGDRPSGDRPEGKRPAGNRPTGNKPSGGPRPSGGRPSGAPRGKR, encoded by the coding sequence ATGACAGACATATCAGAAAATGACACCCCCGAACTGCTCGCCGAAGACGCACCCCAGGGTGCCCAGCCCGGCGAGCGCATTGCCAAATTTCTGGCCCGCGCGGGAATTGCCTCCCGCCGCGAGATCGAGCGCATGATCGAGGACGGCCGCGTCACCCTGCATGGCAAGGTGATCACAACTCCGGCCACCATCGTCAGCTCGCCCGCGGGCCTGCTGGTGGACGGCCAGCCCGTGCGCAACGCCGCTCCGACCCAGATCTGGAAACTGCACAAGCCGGCCGGCATCGTCACCACCTCCTTCGACCCCGAAGGCCGCACAACGGTGTTCGACGTGCTGCCGAAACGCATGCCGCGGGTGATCACCGTGGGCCGTCTCGATCTCACCACCGAAGGCCTGCTGCTGCTGACCAATGATGGCGCGCTGGCCCGCTGGCTTGAACTGCCGCAGAATCAGGTGGTCCGGCGCTACCGGGTGCGCGTTTATGGCGCGATCCGTGAAACTGCGCTCGACGAGCTGCGCAAGGGCGCGACGGTCGAGGGCGTGCAGTATGGCCCGGTCGAAATCGAAATTGATAGTTCGAATACCGCCAATGCCTGGCTGACCGTCAGCCTGCGTGAAGGCAAGAATCGCGAAATCCGCAAACTGATGGAACATGCCGGGCTAACCGTGAACCGGCTGATCCGCACCGAATATGGACCGTTCAAGCTCAACAAGCTCGTGCGCGGCATGGTCGAACCGATTGCCGAGGACACCTTGCGGCGGTCGCTGCCGGGTTTTTTCGGGCTCAATGAAGCGGACCTGGGCGACGATCCGGGGGCTGGCTCGCGTCCGCAGACAAACCAGAATCGCGGTGCCTGGGCCCGCAACAAGCCCAAGGCCAACAAGCCCAACTCCAATAAAAAGCGCATCGCCGAAATCACCGGCGAAAAGCCTGCCGAGCGAGCCAAACCGCAAAAGCCCAAACGCCCGGTCAAGAACAGCCCCCTGCGCGCACCGCAAAAAAGGGCCGAGTCGCCAACCGACGAACGCAAAAGCTACGGCCCCCGGAGATCAGACGACCGCCCGGTGCGGGATCGCTCGTCCGAGGATCGTTCGGAAGGACGGCGGCCTCAAGGCAATCGTCCCGGTGGTGACCGGCCGTCCGGCGAACGCTCGTTTGGCGACAGGTCCGAAAATCGGCGGCCTCAGGGCAACCGTCCCGGTGGCGATCGCCCGTCCGGCGAACGCTCGTTCGGCGACAGGTCTGAAAATCGGCGGCCTCAAGGTGCCCGTCCCGGCGGTGACCGGCCGTCCGGTGAGCGCTCGTTCGGCGACAGGTCCGAAAATCGGCGGCCTCAGGGCAATCGTCCCGGTGGTGACCGGCCGTCCGGCGAACGTTCGTTCGGTGACAGGTCCGAAAATCGGCGGCCGCAGGGTGGCCGTCCCGGTGGCGACCGCCCGTCTGGCGAACGCTCGTTCGGCGACCGGTCCGAAAATCGGCGGCCGCAAGGTGGCCGTCCCGGTGGCGACCGGCCGTCTGGTGAACGCTCGTTCGGCGACAGATCCGAAAATCGGCGGCCTCAGGGCAATCGTCCCGGCGGTGATCGGCCATCCGGTGAACGCTCGTTCGGCGACAGGTCCGAAAATCGGCGACCGCAAGGTGGCCGTCCCGGTGGCGACCGCCCGTCCGGGGAACGCTCGTTTGGCGACAGGTCTGAAAATCGGCGGCCTCAGGGTGGCCGACCCGGTGGTGACCGGCCGTCCGGCGAACGCTCGTTTGGCGACAGATCCGAAAATCGGCGGCCGCAAGGTGGCCGTCCCGGTGGGGATCGGCCGTCCGGCGAACGCTCGTTTGGCGACAGATCTGAAAATCGGCGGCCGCAGGGTGGCCGTCCCGGCGGTGATCGTCCGTCCGGGGATCGCCCTGAAGGCAAGCGCCCCGCTGGCAATCGTCCGACGGGCAACAAACCTTCGGGCGGGCCGCGTCCGTCTGGTGGCCGGCCATCCGGAGCACCGCGAGGCAAGCGCTGA
- a CDS encoding nucleoside deaminase yields MELALSEAAAAAARGEVPVGAVITDALGRVLTRAGNQVLGDRDPTAHAEMLAIRAAARLLQSERLMECDLYVTLEPCAMCAQAISFARIRRVYFAASDVKGGGVEHGARIFQQPTCHHRPEVYGGIGESAAAGLLRDFFAARR; encoded by the coding sequence ATGGAGCTTGCCTTGAGTGAGGCGGCGGCCGCAGCCGCGCGCGGCGAAGTGCCTGTGGGCGCAGTGATTACGGACGCTTTGGGGCGTGTTCTGACGCGGGCAGGCAATCAGGTACTCGGGGATCGCGATCCGACTGCCCATGCGGAAATGCTGGCTATTCGTGCCGCAGCCCGACTCCTTCAAAGCGAGCGGCTCATGGAGTGCGACCTCTATGTGACCCTCGAACCCTGCGCCATGTGCGCCCAGGCCATCAGTTTCGCCCGCATCCGCCGGGTCTATTTCGCTGCCAGCGACGTAAAGGGCGGCGGGGTCGAGCATGGCGCGCGTATTTTTCAGCAGCCCACCTGCCACCACCGGCCGGAGGTCTATGGCGGCATCGGTGAAAGCGCCGCCGCAGGGCTGCTCAGGGATTTTTTCGCGGCCCGCCGCTGA
- a CDS encoding helix-turn-helix domain-containing protein: MSETLDSDFHEDFTSKQEDYANIFVGLRIRERRKARGMNQQDLATALGCRYQQIQKYEKGVNRIGVGKLAAFARALDVPTSYFLEGLDDTLGQSRDGLRDQPQASWVMDQDVIDLVQNFSRLENPSSRKQITGMVEHLVSIESFTKAIK, translated from the coding sequence ATGAGTGAGACGCTCGACAGTGATTTCCACGAGGATTTCACCAGTAAGCAAGAAGACTACGCCAACATCTTTGTCGGCCTGCGAATCCGTGAACGCCGCAAGGCGCGGGGCATGAACCAGCAGGATCTGGCCACCGCCCTCGGTTGCCGTTATCAACAGATACAGAAATATGAAAAGGGCGTGAACCGCATCGGAGTCGGCAAACTTGCCGCCTTCGCTCGCGCGCTTGATGTTCCGACCAGTTATTTTCTCGAAGGTCTCGATGATACGCTCGGTCAATCGCGCGACGGGTTGAGAGATCAGCCGCAGGCGAGCTGGGTCATGGATCAGGACGTGATCGACCTCGTGCAGAATTTCAGCCGCCTTGAAAACCCCTCAAGCCGCAAACAGATCACCGGCATGGTCGAACATCTCGTCAGCATCGAAAGTTTCACCAAAGCGATCAAATAA
- a CDS encoding mechanosensitive ion channel family protein, translating into MFAPFQARFQGALDGVSHWALAPETLAQIVAALTGLLLALLLGRILRPLVWRFLRAAPTLDKSVHVLKPLLFPLVWLVVTAGAIVIFNGLDIPVYVLRPLARLLLAWVLIRGASLFIRNPDLAQLFAVMAWLLVALSTSGFLDPIVALLDSADISVGTTRLSALMIITAVLTFGVVIWIALFVSRLIEQSLSRFPTMTPSAQLLLGKVMRVVLITVAFLVAMSSLGINLTALAVLGGAVGVGLGFGLQKVVSNLISGVILLIDGSIKPGDVIEVGETYGWINKLAARYTSVITRDGREHLIPNEDMITQPVINWTYSSTKVRRHIPIPVSYDADLHHVMRLVLEAASETPRVLADPAVKCLVREFGESMLILELRIWISDPHNGVRNVASDVQIKVWDKFHEAGIDFPKPRRDIHMIRRDETGD; encoded by the coding sequence ATGTTTGCGCCGTTTCAGGCCCGCTTCCAGGGTGCCTTGGATGGGGTCAGCCATTGGGCTCTGGCCCCGGAAACGCTTGCGCAGATCGTGGCCGCCCTTACGGGTTTGCTGTTGGCCCTGTTGCTGGGGCGGATCTTGCGGCCGCTGGTCTGGCGCTTTCTGCGCGCGGCGCCGACGCTTGATAAAAGTGTGCATGTTCTGAAGCCCCTGCTTTTCCCGCTGGTCTGGTTGGTGGTCACCGCCGGGGCCATTGTTATTTTCAATGGTCTCGATATCCCGGTCTATGTTCTGCGCCCTCTGGCGCGGCTGTTGCTGGCCTGGGTTCTGATCCGCGGGGCATCGCTGTTCATCCGCAACCCGGACCTTGCGCAATTGTTCGCGGTGATGGCCTGGCTGCTTGTGGCGCTCAGCACGTCGGGGTTTCTTGATCCGATCGTGGCCCTGCTGGATAGCGCGGATATCAGCGTCGGCACCACCCGTCTGTCGGCACTGATGATCATCACCGCAGTTTTGACGTTCGGCGTGGTGATCTGGATCGCACTGTTTGTCTCGCGGCTCATCGAACAAAGTCTGAGCCGCTTTCCGACTATGACCCCATCGGCGCAATTGCTTTTGGGCAAGGTCATGCGCGTGGTGCTGATCACTGTCGCCTTCCTGGTCGCCATGTCGAGCCTTGGCATCAATCTGACAGCCCTTGCCGTGCTCGGCGGCGCGGTTGGCGTCGGGCTTGGTTTTGGTTTGCAAAAAGTGGTGTCGAACCTGATCAGCGGCGTGATCCTGCTGATCGATGGCTCCATCAAGCCGGGCGACGTGATCGAGGTCGGGGAGACCTATGGTTGGATCAACAAGCTTGCGGCACGCTACACATCCGTCATCACTCGTGACGGCCGCGAGCATCTCATTCCGAACGAGGACATGATTACCCAGCCGGTGATCAACTGGACCTACTCAAGCACCAAGGTGCGCCGTCATATCCCGATTCCGGTGTCCTATGACGCTGATCTGCATCATGTGATGCGGCTGGTGCTGGAGGCGGCGTCTGAGACGCCCCGCGTGCTCGCCGACCCGGCCGTGAAATGCCTGGTGCGGGAGTTCGGCGAAAGCATGCTGATCCTTGAGCTCAGGATCTGGATTTCCGACCCCCACAACGGCGTCCGTAACGTGGCAAGCGATGTGCAGATCAAGGTCTGGGACAAATTCCACGAGGCCGGGATCGACTTCCCCAAACCCCGCCGGGATATCCACATGATCCGCCGGGACGAGACGGGGGACTGA
- a CDS encoding FkbM family methyltransferase, translating to MKCYTQDFIQSHIIYFGEWEPNLTAFLKRRLKPGDTFIDIGANIGYFSLLAAKLVQEQGKVLAIDASPSIFDLLVGNLQLNRIETVRSVHAAVTDYEGTITLYKAGKENIGASTTVVERSHQTKRGFHVEAEVPCAPLTSIATPEELSNAKLIKIDVEGAEAPILKDILKNIDRFHPEVEIIAEISQVGNVGLDSDWESLFDDFAAAGFEAYDLLNDYSLAPYIDGDAISRPEKIKQLPTKQFDVVFSRRSADML from the coding sequence ATGAAATGTTACACGCAGGATTTCATTCAGTCGCATATCATCTATTTCGGAGAGTGGGAGCCGAACCTGACTGCCTTTCTGAAGCGCAGACTGAAGCCTGGCGACACCTTCATCGATATCGGGGCGAATATCGGCTATTTTTCCTTGCTGGCTGCGAAATTGGTTCAGGAACAGGGAAAAGTCTTGGCGATAGATGCATCTCCCTCCATTTTCGATCTGTTAGTGGGCAACCTGCAGCTCAACCGGATCGAAACTGTCCGCAGTGTGCATGCCGCTGTGACCGATTACGAAGGCACCATCACCCTCTATAAGGCAGGCAAGGAAAATATCGGAGCTTCGACCACCGTGGTCGAACGCAGCCATCAGACCAAGCGCGGATTCCATGTTGAAGCTGAGGTTCCCTGTGCGCCCCTTACCTCGATCGCGACGCCAGAAGAATTAAGCAACGCAAAACTGATCAAGATCGATGTGGAGGGCGCTGAAGCCCCGATTCTCAAGGACATTCTGAAGAATATCGACCGTTTTCACCCGGAGGTGGAGATCATTGCGGAAATCTCACAGGTCGGAAATGTGGGGCTGGATAGCGACTGGGAAAGCCTGTTTGACGATTTTGCCGCCGCAGGATTCGAAGCTTATGACCTTCTCAATGATTACAGTCTGGCGCCCTATATTGATGGCGACGCGATTTCCAGGCCAGAAAAGATAAAGCAACTGCCGACCAAACAGTTTGATGTGGTCTTTTCAAGGCGCAGTGCCGATATGCTGTGA
- a CDS encoding phosphotransferase family protein has translation MTSRQQENEGTGAVRPGLEIDVAALDRYMSAHIDDYQGPLTIEQFKGGQSNPTYKLTTPGHAYVLRRKPPGKLLKSAHAVDREFKLLAALYPAGVPVARPYVLEEDDSIIGTAFYIMEFVGGRIYWEAALPGLAPAERTAIYDAMNDSIARLHRVDYQAVGLGDYGRPKDYIRRQVARWSDQYQASKTEEIPAMDNLMAWLPDHIPAAEDVSVVHGDYRVDNLIFHPTEQRVAAILDWELSTIGHPLADFSYATMLWRLPPDVFNGIRGLDLQALGIPSEEDYVAAYCRRTDRDGIPDWDVYMIYNIFRLAGIMQGIMGRVVAGTASSAHAVANGKLAKPLAEIAWAEVERLGLV, from the coding sequence ATGACCTCACGGCAGCAGGAAAATGAAGGCACGGGCGCGGTGCGTCCGGGTCTGGAAATCGACGTCGCGGCGCTCGACCGTTATATGAGCGCCCATATCGACGATTATCAGGGCCCGCTCACGATCGAGCAATTCAAGGGTGGGCAATCAAACCCGACCTACAAGCTCACGACACCCGGCCATGCCTATGTGCTGCGCCGCAAGCCGCCGGGGAAGCTCCTGAAGTCCGCCCATGCCGTGGACCGTGAATTCAAGCTGCTGGCGGCGCTCTATCCCGCCGGAGTACCGGTGGCCCGACCCTATGTGCTTGAGGAAGATGACAGCATCATCGGCACCGCCTTTTACATCATGGAATTCGTCGGCGGCCGGATTTACTGGGAGGCCGCCCTGCCCGGCCTCGCCCCGGCCGAACGCACGGCCATTTACGACGCCATGAACGACAGCATCGCGCGGCTGCACCGGGTCGATTATCAGGCCGTGGGACTGGGCGATTATGGCCGCCCCAAGGACTATATCCGCCGTCAGGTGGCGCGCTGGTCCGACCAGTATCAGGCGAGCAAGACCGAAGAAATTCCGGCCATGGACAATCTCATGGCCTGGCTGCCGGACCATATCCCGGCCGCCGAGGATGTCTCGGTGGTGCATGGCGATTATCGCGTCGACAATCTAATCTTTCATCCGACCGAACAACGGGTTGCCGCCATTCTCGACTGGGAGCTGTCGACCATCGGTCATCCGCTGGCCGATTTTTCCTATGCCACCATGCTGTGGCGGCTGCCGCCCGACGTGTTCAACGGCATTCGCGGGCTGGACCTGCAAGCGCTTGGAATTCCGTCCGAGGAAGACTATGTGGCCGCCTATTGCCGCCGCACCGACCGCGACGGCATTCCCGACTGGGATGTCTATATGATCTACAACATCTTCCGCCTGGCCGGAATCATGCAGGGCATCATGGGCCGGGTGGTCGCCGGCACCGCCTCAAGCGCCCATGCGGTCGCGAATGGCAAACTGGCAAAACCGCTGGCCGAAATCGCCTGGGCTGAGGTGGAACGGCTGGGGCTTGTGTAG
- the purD gene encoding phosphoribosylamine--glycine ligase, which produces MTQTLNILLIGSGGREHALAWSLAASPLVGKLYCAPGNGGIVQSADCVTLDPLDLDAVVRFCRDKNIGLVVVGPEAPLVAGLVDRLTSEGIKAFGPTAAAAALEGSKGFTKDLCARNGIPTAAYARLRDADAAKAYLRTQALPIVIKADGLAAGKGVIIAESLSEADAAIDDMFGGEFGAAGAEVVIEEFMTGEEASFFVLTDGEHILPMATAQDHKRVGDGDTGPNTGGMGAYSPASIMTDELTALAIDSIIKPTVRGMQALGIPYKGVLYAGLMLTPEGPKLVEYNARFGDPECQVLMTRLKSDLVTALLAVVDGNLDQVSLQWRDEVALTVVMAAKGYPGAYDKGTEIRGLDAAGAVEGVQVFHAGTQAKDGKILASGGRVLNVTAVGKTVTEARDRAYQAVDLIDWPEGFSRRDIGWREIERETKTD; this is translated from the coding sequence GTGACACAGACCCTCAATATCCTGCTTATCGGCTCCGGCGGACGTGAACATGCACTGGCCTGGTCCTTGGCCGCCTCGCCGCTTGTTGGCAAGCTTTATTGCGCGCCCGGCAATGGCGGAATCGTGCAATCGGCCGACTGCGTGACGCTCGATCCGCTGGATCTTGATGCAGTGGTGAGGTTTTGTCGGGATAAAAATATCGGGCTTGTGGTTGTCGGCCCCGAAGCGCCGCTTGTGGCCGGGCTTGTGGATCGGCTGACCTCCGAAGGCATCAAGGCGTTCGGTCCGACGGCGGCTGCCGCAGCCCTTGAGGGGTCGAAGGGCTTCACCAAGGATCTTTGCGCCCGGAACGGCATTCCGACCGCAGCCTATGCCCGGCTTCGCGATGCTGATGCCGCCAAGGCTTATCTCAGAACCCAAGCGCTGCCGATCGTCATCAAGGCCGACGGCCTCGCCGCCGGCAAGGGCGTCATCATCGCCGAAAGCCTGAGTGAGGCCGACGCCGCCATCGACGACATGTTCGGCGGTGAATTCGGTGCCGCTGGCGCGGAAGTGGTGATCGAGGAATTCATGACCGGCGAGGAGGCAAGCTTTTTCGTCCTCACCGACGGCGAGCATATCCTGCCGATGGCGACGGCACAGGATCACAAGCGGGTCGGCGACGGCGATACCGGGCCGAACACCGGCGGCATGGGGGCCTATTCCCCGGCCAGCATCATGACTGACGAGCTGACCGCCCTTGCCATCGACAGCATCATCAAGCCGACCGTGCGCGGCATGCAGGCGCTCGGGATCCCCTATAAGGGCGTGCTTTATGCCGGCCTGATGCTGACGCCCGAGGGGCCGAAGCTTGTGGAATATAACGCCCGTTTCGGCGATCCTGAATGTCAGGTGCTGATGACGCGGCTTAAATCCGACCTGGTCACGGCGCTTCTTGCGGTGGTGGACGGCAATCTCGATCAGGTCTCGCTGCAATGGCGGGACGAGGTGGCCTTGACCGTGGTCATGGCCGCCAAGGGCTATCCGGGCGCATACGACAAAGGCACGGAAATTCGCGGGCTCGACGCCGCCGGAGCGGTTGAGGGTGTGCAGGTGTTCCATGCCGGGACGCAGGCGAAGGACGGCAAAATCCTCGCCAGCGGAGGTCGGGTGCTGAATGTCACCGCCGTCGGCAAAACCGTGACCGAAGCCCGGGACCGCGCCTATCAAGCCGTCGATCTTATCGACTGGCCCGAAGGATTTTCCCGCCGTGACATCGGCTGGCGGGAAATAGAACGAGAAACAAAAACCGACTGA
- the xseA gene encoding exodeoxyribonuclease VII large subunit → MTSSDAATPPSNVREYTVSELSYALKRTVEETYDYVRVRGEITGFKRATSGHLYLALKDADALIDAVCWKGTALKLPVAPQDGLEVIATGKLTTYPGRSKYQLVIQHMEPAGVGALMALLEERKKKLAAEGLFDPARKRPIPYLPRVIGVVTSPTGAVIRDILHRLADRFPREVLVWPVLVQGEGSAEQVARAIRGFNALAPGGVIPRPDLLIVARGGGSLEDLWAFNEEIVVRAAAESQIPLISAVGHETDTTLIDYASDLRAPTPTAAAEKAVPVKADLEAAISDLGRRLQQARMRGLGERAERLRGLARGLPQPQSLLALPGQRLDDIGDRLPRGLLTLVERRAARVAALGAALTPHVLAERLRTALRVARDLTARGMRALNAGVETRGLSLQGLTRHLRPEMISRDLTRGRERLLTLEGRMARAGELRFRAASQDLLAQSRLLETLGYGQVLSRGFALVRDAAGHPVTRVVGVKPGADLEIEFADGRVAARAAGLASAPRDKIKSKPTDTQGSLL, encoded by the coding sequence TTGACCAGTTCTGATGCTGCCACACCCCCAAGTAATGTCCGTGAATACACGGTGTCCGAGCTGTCCTATGCGCTCAAACGCACGGTCGAGGAGACCTATGACTATGTGCGCGTACGTGGCGAGATCACCGGGTTCAAGCGGGCGACATCGGGGCATCTCTATCTCGCGCTCAAGGACGCCGACGCGCTGATCGACGCCGTTTGCTGGAAGGGGACGGCGCTGAAATTGCCGGTGGCGCCACAGGACGGCCTTGAGGTCATTGCCACCGGTAAGCTCACGACCTATCCCGGACGCTCGAAATATCAGCTGGTGATTCAGCATATGGAACCGGCGGGCGTCGGCGCGCTGATGGCGCTGCTGGAGGAGCGCAAGAAAAAACTCGCGGCCGAAGGGTTGTTCGATCCGGCGCGCAAGCGGCCCATCCCCTATCTGCCACGGGTGATCGGGGTGGTGACTTCGCCCACCGGGGCGGTGATTCGCGATATTCTGCATCGTCTGGCTGATCGCTTCCCGCGTGAGGTGCTGGTCTGGCCGGTGCTGGTGCAGGGGGAGGGCTCGGCCGAACAGGTGGCGCGCGCGATCCGGGGCTTCAACGCGCTTGCTCCCGGTGGCGTCATTCCGCGCCCGGATCTGCTGATCGTCGCTCGTGGTGGTGGCAGTCTTGAGGATCTTTGGGCGTTCAACGAGGAAATCGTCGTCCGCGCCGCCGCCGAAAGCCAGATTCCGCTCATCTCCGCCGTTGGCCATGAAACCGACACCACCCTCATTGATTATGCCTCCGACCTGCGCGCGCCGACCCCGACGGCGGCGGCGGAAAAGGCGGTGCCGGTCAAAGCCGATCTCGAAGCCGCGATCAGCGATCTTGGCCGCCGTTTGCAACAGGCGCGCATGCGCGGGCTTGGGGAGCGGGCGGAACGGCTGCGCGGCCTCGCGCGCGGACTGCCGCAGCCGCAATCCCTGCTGGCGCTGCCGGGGCAGCGTTTGGACGATATCGGTGACCGCCTGCCGCGCGGGCTTCTGACGCTGGTGGAACGGCGGGCGGCGCGGGTTGCGGCGCTTGGTGCGGCGCTCACGCCTCATGTGCTGGCCGAACGGCTGCGTACGGCGCTGCGTGTGGCCCGGGATCTCACCGCGCGGGGGATGCGGGCGCTCAACGCCGGGGTCGAGACGCGCGGGCTTTCCCTTCAGGGCCTCACCCGGCATTTGCGGCCCGAGATGATCTCCCGCGACTTGACACGCGGCCGCGAACGCCTCCTGACGCTTGAAGGCCGCATGGCGCGGGCCGGGGAGCTTCGCTTCCGGGCCGCCAGTCAAGATCTCCTGGCGCAGTCGCGGCTGTTGGAGACTCTTGGTTATGGCCAGGTGTTGTCGCGCGGCTTTGCCCTGGTGCGCGACGCCGCCGGTCATCCGGTGACGCGGGTGGTCGGGGTCAAGCCCGGAGCCGATCTTGAAATTGAATTCGCCGACGGACGCGTGGCGGCCCGTGCCGCCGGACTGGCGTCCGCCCCGCGTGATAAGATCAAATCGAAACCAACTGATACACAAGGAAGCTTATTATGA
- a CDS encoding DUF2093 domain-containing protein, whose protein sequence is MKDLMMPGADRLAKVRYFTSDYEILSPGSHVICAGTGERIPIREIKYWCHIRQEAYKDSATATRVHEERRAKAQR, encoded by the coding sequence ATGAAAGACCTGATGATGCCGGGCGCGGACCGTCTGGCCAAAGTGCGGTATTTCACCAGCGATTACGAAATTCTGAGCCCGGGCAGCCATGTCATCTGCGCGGGCACCGGGGAGCGCATCCCGATCCGGGAGATCAAATACTGGTGCCACATTCGCCAGGAAGCCTATAAAGACAGCGCCACCGCTACCCGAGTTCACGAGGAACGGCGGGCAAAGGCGCAACGATGA
- a CDS encoding M23 family metallopeptidase: MTVWARRLPVLLAALLAVFVLPAFAAEPIALKGHLTQGGLVTGQAEPGSRVTLDGRDIRLDSDGRFLFGFGRDAPEKAMLLITRSSGEIERVELAVLPRKFDIQRIDGLPETMVTPDPAALKRIALENEQVAAARKIDSDEGGVWAALANGFIRPAEGPISGVYGSQRILNGQPRQPHYGLDLAGPRGSPVRAPAAGVVTLAEHDLYYTGATVLIDHGHGLSSVLMHLDSFNVRPGERVAAGQIIGKLGASGRVTGPHLDWRVNWFDIRLDPALLLEALR, from the coding sequence ATGACCGTTTGGGCCCGCAGGCTTCCGGTTTTGCTGGCGGCTCTGCTGGCGGTTTTCGTCCTGCCCGCGTTTGCGGCCGAACCGATCGCGCTCAAAGGCCATCTGACCCAGGGCGGATTGGTGACCGGGCAGGCGGAGCCGGGCAGCCGGGTGACGCTGGACGGCCGGGATATCCGGCTAGATTCCGACGGCCGCTTTTTGTTCGGATTCGGCCGTGATGCCCCCGAAAAGGCCATGTTGCTGATCACAAGATCGTCCGGTGAAATCGAGCGTGTGGAGCTTGCCGTCCTTCCGCGCAAGTTTGATATTCAGCGGATTGATGGCTTGCCCGAAACCATGGTGACACCGGACCCTGCCGCGCTCAAACGCATTGCCCTTGAAAATGAGCAGGTCGCCGCCGCGCGTAAAATCGACAGCGACGAAGGCGGTGTCTGGGCGGCGCTGGCAAACGGGTTCATCCGTCCGGCCGAAGGCCCGATCAGCGGCGTCTACGGTAGTCAGCGTATTCTGAACGGCCAGCCGCGTCAGCCCCATTACGGGCTCGATCTGGCCGGTCCGCGCGGCAGTCCGGTCCGCGCTCCTGCCGCCGGGGTGGTGACGCTCGCCGAACACGATCTTTATTACACCGGGGCGACGGTGCTCATTGATCATGGTCATGGCCTGTCCTCGGTGCTGATGCATCTCGACAGCTTCAATGTCAGGCCGGGCGAACGGGTGGCGGCGGGACAGATCATTGGCAAGCTCGGGGCTTCGGGGCGGGTCACCGGCCCCCATCTTGATTGGCGGGTTAACTGGTTCGATATCCGGCTAGATCCGGCGTTGCTGCTTGAGGCGTTGCGCTGA